One Cololabis saira isolate AMF1-May2022 chromosome 12, fColSai1.1, whole genome shotgun sequence DNA window includes the following coding sequences:
- the LOC133457553 gene encoding nuclear factor 7, ovary-like → MASSSSYSEDLTCSICLSIFSDPVILVCGHSFCRECITVSLSSQQQCPQCRTTFDETHFTTSHILKSLAEKAKESEKLKTDGGTDKEVPTWFCPEHEEKLKLFCVTDQQLVCIICRDSQKHQTHHFIPVKEAAASLRKEVETLKQQGSAENLSVEKLAQTQKVEIRKTGEKSEELMKQISSQFEEMHQFLKKKEEKIKKELKQKENNEVQKMTESLNVMETVLMEGREWDKKMTSVLKVTEPEMFLHSWTHGGSSSAKDRPKPIEPPQVVRSSLSMGPYESHLQLFMWKEMLQVIKPRAEQMQLRSQDHFLTVTSDGRSVVSACQKCLYGQNSPLSRLLSRFQTYTSVLSTNKFTSGEHYWEIDVGRKGYWELGLQNYFLKYDGSTYSVSDQGQCQQKQLGGSPTKIGVYLNCSSKELSFYNADNIKHIHSLTLSDSVSEPAYLTIGEYDDNVPVSVCWYSKRVNGSNTLDFLDFRSEFSRQMDTAKRGKVPPRQRPRRAAAAAAAAAAAAAAAAAPPPH, encoded by the exons ATGGCATCGTCTTCTTCCTACTCCGAAGATCTGACCTGTTCTATCTGCCTGAGTATCTTCAGTGATCCGGTAATCCTCGTCTGTGGACACTCTTTCTGCAGAGAATGTATCACTGTGTCTCTGAGCTCACAGCAGCAATGTCCACAGTGCAGGACAACTTTTGATGAGACTCATTTCACAACCAGTCACATTCTGAAAAGTCTCGCTGAGAAAGCCAAAGAATCTGAGAAGTTAAAGACGGACGGTGGAACTGACAAAGAG GTTCCTACGTGGTTTTGTCCTGAGCATGAAGAAAAGCTGAAGTTGTTCTGCGTCACAGATCAGCAGCTGGTCTGTATCATATGTAGAGATAGTCAGAAACACCAAACACACCACTTCATACCCGTCAAAGAAGCTGCTGCGTCACTGAGGAAGGAAGTGGAGACGCTCAAGCAACAAGGTTCTGCTGAAAACCTTTCTGTAGAAAAACTGGCTCAGACACAGAAGGTGGAGATACGAAAAACCGGAGAGAAGTCTGAGGAGCTGATGAAGCAAATCAGCAGCCAGTTTGAGGAGATGCACCAGTTCCtgaagaagaaggaggagaagatcaagaaagaactgaaacagaaggaGAACAACGAGGTTCAGAAGATGACTGAAAGTTTAAATGTCATGGAAACGGTTTTGATGGAAGGCAGAGAGTGGGATAAAAAGATGACATCAGTTCTGAAGGTCACTGAGCCAGAGATGTTCTTACACAGCTGGACTCATGGGGGCAGTAGTTCTGCCAAGGATAGACCTAAACCAATAGAACCTCCCCAAGTGGTGAGATCTTCTCTCTCTATGGGTCCTTATGAGAGTCACCTGCAGCTTTTCATGTGGAAGGAGATGCTGCAGGTGATCAAGCCTCGAGCAGAACAGATGCAGCTCAGAAGCCAAGATCACTTTCTAACTGTGACGAGTGACGGCCGGAGTGTCGTCTCCGCCTGCCAGAAATGCCTGTATGGACAGAACAGTCCACTGAGTAGGTTATTATCACGTTTTCAAACCTACACATCTGTATTGAGCACCAATAAGTTCACCTCTGGGGAGCATTACTGGGAGATTGATGTTGGACGGAAGGGTTACTGGGAACTGGGGCTTCAAAACTATTTCCTGAAATATGACGGTAGCACCTACAGCGTCTCTGATCAGGGTCAGTGTCAGCAGAAACAACTTGGAGGCAGTCCTACAAAGATCGGCGTGTACCTGAACTGCTCTTCCAAAGAGCTGTCCTTCTACAATGCAGACAACATTAAACATATTCACTCTTTAACCCTCAGTGACTCCGTGTCAGAACCTGCATATCTGACCATTGGAGAGTATGATGATAACGTCCCGGTGTCAGTGTGCTGGTACTCAAAAAGGGTCAACGGTTCTAATACCTTAGACTTCTTAGACTTCCGCTCAGAATTTAGTAGGCAGATGGACACAGCCAAACGTGGTAAAGTGCCCCCCCGCCAACGCCCCCgccgcgccgccgccgccgccgctgccgccgccgccgctgccgccgccgccgctgctcCCCCGCCGCATTAG